One genomic window of Mucilaginibacter sp. SJ includes the following:
- the rhaT gene encoding L-rhamnose/proton symporter RhaT: MQVILGVIFHFIGGFASGSFYIPYKKIKGWAWESYWIVGGIFSWLIVPPLAAWLTIPGFADIISHTDTATLGWTYLMGLLWGIGGLTYGLGVRYLGVSLGSTIILGLCSVFGSIIPSVYYDLFPKEGKDTFTLMLHSEWGQMVLLGIVLCVVGIIICGKAGMMKEKELSADKTIAQENKDYRFGLGILVAVVSGILSACFNFGIEAGKPMADTANQIWQAAHPGQGNFLFSNNVTYIIILWGGLTTNFIWCMVLNARNKTFDNYTDKKTPLLKNYLFAALAGTTWFLQFFFYGMGESKMGNGASSWILHMAFIILIANTWGLVLKEWKGVSKKAFATVITGIAVIVISVLVVGYGNSIK, from the coding sequence ATGCAAGTAATTTTAGGCGTCATCTTCCATTTTATCGGTGGCTTTGCTTCGGGGAGCTTTTACATCCCCTACAAAAAAATAAAAGGCTGGGCCTGGGAAAGCTACTGGATAGTAGGCGGTATTTTTTCATGGCTCATTGTACCACCGCTGGCAGCATGGCTTACTATCCCCGGCTTTGCCGATATTATAAGTCATACAGATACCGCTACCCTTGGCTGGACGTACCTTATGGGACTGCTGTGGGGCATTGGCGGTTTAACATACGGATTAGGGGTACGCTACTTAGGAGTATCGCTGGGTAGCACCATTATACTGGGCTTATGCTCGGTTTTTGGATCGATAATTCCATCGGTGTATTATGACCTTTTCCCGAAAGAAGGGAAAGATACTTTTACGCTGATGCTGCACAGCGAATGGGGGCAGATGGTTTTATTGGGCATTGTGCTTTGTGTAGTGGGCATTATTATATGCGGTAAAGCAGGTATGATGAAAGAGAAAGAACTCTCGGCCGATAAAACCATAGCCCAGGAGAATAAGGATTACCGCTTTGGTTTAGGTATACTGGTGGCGGTAGTTTCGGGGATCCTGAGCGCTTGTTTCAACTTCGGTATTGAAGCCGGGAAACCAATGGCCGATACCGCTAACCAGATCTGGCAGGCGGCACATCCGGGCCAAGGTAACTTCCTGTTTTCAAACAATGTAACCTACATTATTATACTATGGGGCGGCTTAACCACTAACTTTATATGGTGTATGGTGCTAAACGCACGCAATAAAACGTTTGATAATTATACCGATAAAAAAACACCCCTGCTTAAAAACTACCTGTTTGCGGCACTGGCCGGTACAACCTGGTTTTTACAGTTCTTTTTTTACGGTATGGGCGAAAGCAAAATGGGTAATGGCGCCAGCTCCTGGATCCTGCACATGGCATTCATTATCCTGATAGCTAATACGTGGGGCCTGGTACTTAAAGAGTGGAAAGGCGTAAGTAAAAAAGCATTCGCAACGGTAATAACCGGTATAGCAGTAATTGTAATATCGGTGCTGGTTGTAGGCTACGGAAATTCAATTAAATAA
- a CDS encoding gluconokinase: protein MAIKYISMQAYILGIDIGTGSTKAVAVSLTGEPLGTVSNHYLINSPEPGYSEQDPQLIWDAFVKCVAGITAKLGVAPQAVSLSSAMHSIIPVDEHGEALLPMMTWADARSESIAQALRATEKGERLYHNCGTAIHAMSPLNKLLWLRDNQSKIFEAAHKFISIKEFIWFRLFGVFEVDYSIASAAGLFNIVTKEWNDEALTLTGITASKLSTPVNTTYYRNNIRPEVAALTGINADTPFVIGASDGACANLGSHTTGPDVAALTIGTSGAVRITSPKPVYNYEAMVFNYLLDEQTYVCGGAVNNGGIAVNWLLKNFLQKDNLTIADYDALFNEIATIPAGSNGLIFLPYLYGERAPLWDTKASGTFFNIKPAHTRSHFLRAGLEGICFALNDVLKTLEDASGGITQVNISGGFTSSAVWTQVLADITGKRLAVLQSEDSSALGAIYLAARVLYPESYGMLTRVEQQDFIEPNTKNHEVYSGMFPVFKKLYGDLKDSMHLVDGWE, encoded by the coding sequence TTGGCAATCAAATACATCTCCATGCAGGCATATATTTTAGGCATTGATATTGGCACCGGCAGTACAAAGGCCGTAGCGGTAAGTTTAACGGGCGAACCATTAGGTACAGTATCCAATCATTATCTCATTAATAGCCCCGAGCCCGGTTACAGCGAACAGGACCCGCAGTTGATTTGGGATGCTTTTGTAAAATGCGTTGCGGGTATTACTGCCAAATTGGGCGTCGCCCCGCAGGCCGTGAGCCTGAGCAGCGCTATGCATAGTATTATTCCGGTTGATGAGCATGGCGAAGCGCTGCTGCCTATGATGACCTGGGCAGATGCGCGGAGCGAGAGCATCGCGCAGGCATTGCGTGCAACGGAAAAAGGTGAACGCCTTTATCATAACTGCGGCACAGCGATCCATGCCATGTCGCCCTTAAATAAGTTGCTGTGGCTGCGTGATAATCAAAGTAAGATCTTTGAAGCCGCCCATAAATTCATTTCGATAAAGGAGTTTATCTGGTTCAGGCTTTTTGGTGTTTTTGAGGTTGATTATTCCATTGCGTCGGCTGCAGGATTGTTTAATATTGTAACCAAAGAATGGAATGATGAGGCTCTTACACTCACCGGTATTACTGCTTCAAAATTATCAACCCCAGTTAATACCACTTATTACCGTAACAATATCAGGCCTGAAGTAGCTGCATTAACCGGGATAAATGCCGATACCCCGTTTGTTATAGGGGCAAGTGATGGGGCATGTGCTAATTTAGGCAGCCACACTACCGGCCCGGATGTAGCGGCGCTTACTATAGGCACCAGCGGCGCGGTGCGCATTACCAGCCCGAAGCCGGTTTACAATTACGAAGCCATGGTTTTTAATTACCTGCTTGATGAGCAAACTTATGTATGCGGCGGAGCGGTGAATAACGGAGGTATAGCGGTAAACTGGCTGCTCAAGAACTTTTTGCAAAAGGATAACCTTACCATTGCTGATTATGACGCTTTGTTTAATGAGATAGCAACCATACCTGCCGGCAGCAACGGACTTATATTTTTACCCTACCTGTACGGCGAACGCGCTCCGCTTTGGGATACCAAAGCCAGCGGTACTTTTTTTAATATCAAGCCGGCCCATACGCGGTCGCACTTTTTACGTGCGGGGCTTGAAGGTATTTGCTTTGCACTGAATGATGTGCTTAAAACATTGGAAGATGCATCGGGCGGGATTACACAAGTTAATATTAGTGGTGGTTTTACCAGCTCGGCAGTATGGACACAGGTACTGGCAGATATCACCGGGAAAAGGCTCGCAGTGCTTCAGTCTGAAGATTCATCAGCGCTCGGCGCTATTTATCTCGCTGCACGGGTATTATATCCTGAAAGTTATGGCATGCTTACCCGTGTTGAACAGCAGGATTTTATCGAACCAAATACTAAAAATCATGAGGTTTATAGCGGGATGTTCCCTGTGTTTAAAAAACTGTACGGTGATTTAAAGGACAGCATGCATTTGGTGGATGGATGGGAGTAA
- a CDS encoding phosphatase PAP2-related protein, translated as MNLASIYHIKQLWQSAYNTRASRLKLLGATLVIVIIINLLPSFFKYIEKRQDGVVLNDWVLAHLPSYDLSVPIFILIWSMGVLMMWRALYNPRICITYIWTLNFVCIARFITIGLVRLNPPVGLVPLIDPSTSVFYGHTFITKDLFFSGHTATMVLVYLHLQKRTDKLIALACAIVLVVLLLIQHIHYTIDVVAAPFFVYGCWRLVKWLGLE; from the coding sequence TTGAATTTAGCCTCCATTTATCATATAAAACAGCTTTGGCAGAGCGCCTACAATACCCGGGCCAGCAGGCTCAAGTTACTGGGTGCCACTTTGGTCATAGTCATCATCATTAACCTGTTACCGTCTTTTTTCAAGTACATCGAAAAAAGGCAGGACGGCGTTGTACTTAATGATTGGGTATTGGCCCATTTACCCTCTTACGATCTTTCAGTCCCGATTTTTATACTCATCTGGAGCATGGGTGTGCTGATGATGTGGCGGGCGCTTTATAACCCGAGGATATGTATCACTTATATCTGGACACTGAATTTTGTATGTATTGCCCGGTTTATTACCATCGGCCTGGTCAGGCTCAATCCGCCAGTGGGCCTTGTCCCGCTTATTGACCCAAGCACAAGCGTGTTTTACGGGCATACGTTTATCACCAAAGACCTGTTTTTTTCGGGCCACACGGCAACCATGGTACTTGTGTACCTCCACCTGCAAAAGCGAACAGACAAGCTGATCGCTCTGGCCTGTGCAATTGTATTGGTGGTATTGCTGCTGATACAGCATATTCATTACACTATTGATGTAGTGGCCGCGCCGTTTTTTGTATATGGTTGCTGGAGATTAGTTAAATGGCTGGGGCTGGAATGA
- a CDS encoding MerC domain-containing protein yields the protein MDFQKLSPRLDNIGITASTLCAIHCAVVPLLFTSLPLVGLGFLANAWVEWGMIIFALVIGVYSIGLSYWRTHRRSVPLFMLVSGFVIIMGGHAFTTTGKSEAMIVPVGGLLIAAAHYVNYRYTGACNHNHKIYNLKKVE from the coding sequence ATGGATTTTCAAAAGCTTTCACCCCGGCTGGATAATATTGGTATCACCGCTTCAACGCTTTGTGCTATCCATTGTGCGGTAGTGCCTTTGCTGTTTACGAGTTTGCCCCTGGTGGGCCTTGGTTTTTTGGCTAACGCCTGGGTAGAGTGGGGAATGATCATTTTCGCCCTGGTGATAGGAGTGTATTCTATAGGCTTATCCTACTGGCGTACGCATCGCCGTTCAGTTCCACTATTTATGCTTGTATCAGGTTTTGTTATCATCATGGGAGGGCACGCGTTTACAACAACAGGAAAATCCGAGGCTATGATAGTTCCTGTTGGAGGCTTGCTGATAGCCGCCGCGCATTATGTAAATTATAGGTATACCGGTGCCTGCAATCATAATCATAAAATATATAACCTTAAAAAGGTTGAGTAA
- a CDS encoding Fur family transcriptional regulator: MTQTRDTHHFEHLLDKHHLKKTAPRLRVLSMMSSRHSATSQPDLENLMHDIDRVTLYRILNAFEEKGIIHKVFDLNGTANYALCSSSCNEHDHHDEHLHFNCTQCKNVYCLNDMNLPAIDLPAGFESHGFTLYAHGLCPRCSKKAVKK, from the coding sequence ATGACACAAACCCGCGATACACATCATTTTGAGCACCTGCTTGATAAGCATCACCTGAAAAAAACCGCGCCCAGGCTGCGGGTTTTATCTATGATGTCGTCAAGGCATTCGGCTACCTCGCAGCCCGACCTGGAGAACCTGATGCATGATATCGACAGGGTTACCCTTTACCGGATCCTCAATGCTTTTGAAGAAAAAGGGATCATCCATAAAGTATTTGATTTAAACGGTACGGCAAATTATGCCCTTTGCTCATCAAGTTGTAATGAGCATGACCACCATGATGAACATCTGCATTTTAATTGCACCCAGTGCAAAAATGTATATTGCCTTAATGATATGAACCTGCCCGCTATAGATCTTCCAGCGGGTTTTGAGTCGCATGGCTTTACCCTGTATGCTCATGGCTTGTGCCCCAGGTGCAGTAAAAAGGCGGTGAAAAAATGA
- a CDS encoding N-acetylmuramoyl-L-alanine amidase family protein: MKYITLPGTIILLFLFQNSFAQQKDTIPAVTTFKFKTVIIDAGHGGKDAGARGSHSFEKNVTLSIALKLKAALDTAITDVNAILTRTDDTFIPLNQRSAIANQNHGNLFISIHCNSSPEGTAARAHKQKGVLMLVYGFHRLKEQEEAVRENASIFQEKDYKQNYESYDESDPSNLIVLNAYIQKYRKQSIRFGDLLDDEFTGVDGRESNGVKEQGVLVLAHSAMPAVLIETGFINNPEEEEYLNSDEGQHEIVMTIIRALRNYRKAIGS; encoded by the coding sequence ATGAAATATATCACTTTGCCCGGGACGATCATCCTGTTGTTCCTGTTTCAAAACTCATTCGCGCAGCAAAAAGATACTATACCCGCTGTTACAACCTTTAAGTTTAAAACGGTTATTATTGATGCCGGGCATGGCGGTAAAGATGCCGGGGCGCGTGGTTCACATTCGTTCGAGAAAAATGTAACCCTGTCAATAGCCCTGAAGCTCAAGGCAGCGCTTGATACGGCCATTACTGATGTTAACGCTATCCTTACCCGTACGGATGATACCTTTATCCCGCTAAACCAACGCTCGGCTATTGCCAATCAAAACCATGGAAACCTGTTTATTTCTATTCACTGCAATTCATCGCCCGAAGGCACTGCCGCACGTGCACACAAGCAAAAAGGTGTGCTGATGCTGGTATACGGTTTCCATCGCCTTAAGGAGCAGGAAGAGGCCGTACGCGAAAATGCTTCCATTTTCCAGGAAAAGGATTACAAGCAGAACTACGAAAGCTATGATGAAAGCGATCCTTCAAACCTGATCGTACTGAATGCTTATATTCAGAAATACCGTAAGCAAAGTATCCGTTTTGGTGACCTGCTTGACGATGAGTTTACCGGCGTAGATGGCCGCGAAAGTAATGGTGTGAAAGAACAGGGAGTATTGGTGCTGGCCCATAGCGCTATGCCTGCTGTATTGATAGAAACCGGTTTCATTAATAACCCCGAAGAGGAGGAGTACCTTAACTCGGACGAAGGGCAGCACGAAATTGTAATGACGATCATCAGGGCACTCCGGAATTACCGTAAAGCGATAGGATCATAA
- a CDS encoding aminotransferase class IV, producing MMPVFINFNGEYLPQNTPLLTIGNRGFKYGDGLFESMRLMKGKLKFAELHADRLQRGMKALKIDGYSQMDTWFLNEIVNELARRNKVKHGRLRLTVYRDAEGFYTPTQNKMGYCLELTPSEEPRYFLNEKGLIMDVFTELPKPSNYLSNIKTCNSLIYVMAGLYKTQNKLDDVFLLNQSGNLCEASSSNIFINYQNHLYTPALSEGCVEGVMRQVVIKLAKENNIDITEAQINPDILYEADEVFLTNATRGIQTVMGFGVRRYFNQYSKVLMDELNKL from the coding sequence ATGATGCCCGTATTCATCAATTTTAACGGCGAATATCTCCCTCAAAACACTCCATTGCTTACCATTGGTAACAGGGGCTTTAAATATGGCGATGGCCTGTTTGAAAGCATGCGACTAATGAAAGGGAAACTAAAATTTGCCGAACTGCATGCCGACCGCCTTCAGCGGGGCATGAAAGCCCTTAAAATTGATGGTTATTCGCAAATGGATACCTGGTTCCTGAACGAAATAGTTAATGAGCTTGCACGCAGAAATAAAGTTAAACACGGCAGGTTGCGCCTGACAGTTTACCGCGATGCCGAAGGCTTTTATACCCCTACTCAAAATAAAATGGGTTATTGCCTGGAGCTAACCCCATCTGAAGAGCCCCGGTATTTTTTGAATGAGAAGGGCCTGATCATGGATGTGTTTACGGAACTGCCTAAACCGTCCAACTATCTGTCGAACATTAAAACATGCAACTCGCTTATTTATGTAATGGCGGGTTTGTACAAAACTCAAAACAAGCTGGATGACGTTTTTCTGTTGAACCAAAGCGGTAACCTGTGCGAAGCCAGCAGTTCCAATATTTTCATCAATTACCAAAACCACTTATATACCCCGGCGCTAAGCGAGGGCTGCGTTGAAGGTGTAATGCGCCAGGTAGTGATCAAATTGGCAAAAGAAAACAATATTGATATCACCGAAGCCCAGATCAATCCTGATATTTTATACGAGGCCGATGAAGTATTTTTAACCAACGCCACCCGCGGTATCCAAACCGTTATGGGTTTTGGGGTAAGGCGCTATTTTAATCAGTACAGCAAGGTATTGATGGATGAGTTGAATAAACTATAA
- a CDS encoding RluA family pseudouridine synthase produces MAHEPELIEQEEQDLYEHLRVVVDKGQSLLRIDKFLMHRVENASRNRIQNAIELGNVLVNDKTIKSSYKVKPLDVISVVLPHPPRDTEVYPENIPINIIYEDDDVLVVDKEAGMVVHPGYNNYTGTLVNALVYHFQQLPTLPGNDGRPGLVHRIDKDTSGLLLISKNERAMNWLAKQFFEHTITRKYIALAWGDLPEDGTVTGYIGRSVADRRVMSIYDDPEKGKWSVTHYKVLERMGYVTLIECQLETGRTHQIRAHMKHIGHPLFSDATYGGDKILKGTMFSKYKQFVENCFELMPRQALHAQTLGFLHPTLKKQVHFESPLPADFEAVLAKWRKYSDTDTK; encoded by the coding sequence ATGGCACACGAACCCGAACTTATTGAGCAGGAAGAACAGGACTTGTACGAGCACTTACGCGTAGTGGTTGACAAGGGCCAGTCGCTTTTGCGGATTGATAAATTTTTGATGCACCGCGTGGAGAATGCCTCGCGCAACCGCATTCAAAATGCTATTGAGTTGGGCAATGTGCTGGTGAACGATAAAACCATCAAATCGAGCTATAAAGTAAAACCGCTTGATGTGATCTCGGTAGTGCTGCCCCACCCGCCCCGTGATACCGAAGTATATCCCGAAAACATTCCCATCAATATTATTTATGAAGATGATGATGTATTGGTGGTTGATAAGGAAGCCGGTATGGTGGTTCATCCCGGCTATAACAATTACACGGGCACGTTGGTGAATGCCCTGGTATATCACTTCCAGCAATTGCCAACCCTGCCGGGCAACGACGGCAGGCCGGGGCTGGTGCACCGCATTGACAAAGATACTTCAGGGCTGCTGCTTATCAGCAAAAACGAACGTGCCATGAACTGGCTGGCTAAGCAGTTTTTTGAGCATACCATCACCCGTAAATATATAGCGCTTGCCTGGGGCGATTTACCGGAAGATGGCACCGTTACCGGCTATATTGGCCGCAGTGTAGCCGACAGGCGGGTAATGTCGATATATGATGATCCTGAAAAAGGAAAATGGTCTGTAACGCATTATAAAGTTTTAGAGCGAATGGGTTACGTTACCCTGATTGAATGCCAGCTGGAAACCGGCCGTACCCATCAAATCAGGGCGCATATGAAGCATATCGGTCACCCCTTGTTTAGCGACGCCACTTACGGCGGTGATAAAATTTTAAAGGGCACCATGTTCAGCAAGTACAAGCAGTTTGTTGAAAATTGTTTTGAGCTGATGCCACGGCAAGCCCTGCATGCACAAACACTGGGCTTTTTACATCCTACATTAAAAAAGCAGGTGCATTTTGAATCGCCGCTGCCGGCTGATTTTGAGGCCGTACTTGCAAAATGGCGAAAGTACAGCGATACAGATACGAAATAA
- a CDS encoding 1-aminocyclopropane-1-carboxylate deaminase/D-cysteine desulfhydrase, whose amino-acid sequence MNIDLEIFSPVQQINSSLFDSHGVKVFIKRDDLIHPMISGNKWRKLKYVLKQAQAEGKTHLVTFGGAYSNHLMAVAAAAAKFGFKSTGIVRGEEVDNDTLFLCRLHGMNLQFTDRDSYRDKPALFNKYFGNDEQAFFIDEGGASAEGAKGCSELVNELTETYDHIFCACGTGTTAAGIINGLNGHLLKTKFNAVPVFKNGGFIKEEIRRFLTAPADYNIHTDYHFGGYGKANDELISFIKQFVAATGILIEPVYTGKMMYALYDLISKGHFKPGSKILAIHSGGIWGLLGMKEKFK is encoded by the coding sequence ATGAACATTGATCTTGAAATTTTTAGCCCGGTACAGCAAATTAACAGCTCATTGTTTGATAGCCACGGCGTAAAAGTTTTTATTAAGCGCGATGATCTCATCCATCCCATGATATCGGGCAATAAATGGCGCAAGCTTAAATATGTGCTTAAACAGGCTCAAGCCGAAGGCAAAACACACCTCGTTACTTTTGGCGGCGCTTACTCCAACCACCTGATGGCTGTCGCCGCCGCGGCGGCAAAGTTTGGTTTTAAATCGACAGGCATTGTACGTGGTGAGGAGGTTGATAACGACACCCTGTTTTTATGCCGCCTGCATGGTATGAACCTCCAATTTACTGACCGCGACAGCTATCGTGATAAACCGGCCCTGTTCAACAAGTATTTTGGCAATGATGAACAGGCTTTTTTTATTGATGAGGGCGGTGCATCAGCCGAAGGGGCAAAAGGCTGCAGCGAACTGGTTAATGAACTAACCGAAACCTACGACCACATTTTTTGTGCCTGCGGTACCGGTACGACAGCGGCGGGTATCATTAACGGATTAAATGGTCATCTGCTAAAAACAAAATTCAACGCGGTGCCGGTATTTAAAAACGGTGGTTTTATTAAAGAGGAGATACGCCGGTTTTTAACTGCCCCGGCAGATTATAACATACATACCGATTACCACTTTGGCGGTTATGGCAAAGCAAATGACGAGCTCATCAGTTTCATTAAGCAATTTGTTGCTGCAACAGGGATATTGATAGAGCCTGTATACACTGGTAAAATGATGTATGCCCTATATGATTTAATAAGCAAAGGACACTTTAAACCCGGCAGTAAAATCCTGGCTATTCATAGCGGGGGGATTTGGGGATTATTGGGGATGAAAGAAAAGTTTAAATAG